CTCTAGCTGCCGACCCGCGTTGTGAAGGCACTGAAAGTTATGTGTTCTGGTGAGCGGTTCACTAATTTGAGACGCCAAACATCTGCGCTGGTGATGGATGGGGGCTTCTTGTAGGCTGCATGATGCCCTTTTCAAAGACGTGTCTTTTGTGACCGTCGTCGGTGTGAGCAGGTGGGCGGAAAATCTGCTTATTCTTCAGCACTGTCTTGGGATGGGACTATCGTCCTTCCCCTGGTATGGCAGTGCTGAACTGTAACTCTCCTTCTATACACTCATTCGCATATGTGCCCACACcctctttcgtttcttcAATATCGTCAAAAATGTCATGCGACTTGTCGTACTTGTGCACGATTCCGGTGTCCTTTGTAGCTGTTAAAGGCGCTTTGTCAGCTATTCCTGCAATTTTGCAGCGTCCGCTTGTCTCCCCCATCATTGTCGTGTGCCCCTCAGTTGTTGAAGTCTTGTGGCGAACAAAGaagcccctctccccccccttaaaaaaaaaaacgaagaagcAAATACGTCCAACATTTCGGATTTGCACCTTCTCGCGCACGTCTAGCAGCAATGCCGACGAACAAGACGCTTCCCAACCTCAATCACTTCATGGAGAAGCGGATCGTCGTAAAGATACAGGGTGGCCGCTCCATCTCCGGCGTGCTGCGCGGTGTTGATGAGCACATGAGCATTGTGCTGCACAACGCCATGGATGAAACCCGCAATGCGAATGGCAGCGACGAGGGGACGATGACGGCACTCGGAACCACTGTGATTcgtggcagcgctgtcgtCGAAATCACGAGCGCCGATGTTTGAGAAGGTAAGCGAATATGCGTACACCGGAACGAAGTGGGGCTGAATGGCAAAGGTCTCTGAGTGGCGCTCCTGCATCAGGCGAGAAAGGCCTTCGGCTGCCACCTTCACGCCCTACTCTTTGCACATACGTGAGGTGTCGCTGTGCAACGTAGCTGCGTGTCCGTCGGTGCTATTGTTTTGCGAATAGGGCCTGCATTGATGGCGAGGAAGTATTCTCGGTGTTGTGTCACGCGCGCCTGTCTCTGCGTATGTAGGCTTGTCCCGTGTCCCTACCTTGCCTcgtgcgctcctcctgcctcatcctctctgcttctcccaGGCTCACtgctctgtctctctgtgtgctgCTACAAGACACGGTATGGAGGGGGAGCCGAAGTAGGGTAGAAAAGAGGATTATCCAGGCGAGGGCAGGCCGTGGATGCAGCGACGTCAAAGGGAGCGGCGTACGCACTGTGAGAGAAGTAAATcatcacccccctcccctcagaCAAGACGAATAGTGACACGTGGCGGACTGGGCCACTCGGGTCTACACGCGGAGCACAGCAGAAAGGGAATGCGAGACACTGCGCGCGCTTGTCCGTCGCCCTCATTTTCCCTACGCCTTTTTGTGCCTCCACAAGCCTTGCACGCGACTCGTTGTGTGCAAGCTACCACTATGGGTCGTGCGACAGGACGACGTGTGCGCGTTCATGTAGTGAAGGTCACACTCGTGCTTTTATTCATACAGTGCCTCCACATGTGTGCCATCACTAGCGATTGTCGTCGCTCCTTTTCTTGCTTTCTTTGAAGCTTTCCCTAACCCtctcatctccctctctctcactgccGCGCCTCTACCATTAACCATCGCAGCACTTTGTTGCACGCGCTTCTACCACACGCGGAGTGTACGGGCGTCGAGTGCGCTCTGCTTACCTGTCTTCTCTAGCTCTTCTGGTGTTTCTTTTGGTGGCGCGGGCGGAGCCGCTTCACTCTTCCGCATTTTGATTAGGTGAGCCTCATTTTGGAATGAAACAGCACGGGACAGCCATCCAACTATCGACACGCGTGCGCCGACGGACACTCGAtactcctctccctttcgctcACCCGGGTCGCACATCTCCAGGCGTCGCATTCGCTTACCGAAGGGCAGAAAATAAAAACGCCCCATTCAGCCACGGAGTGCTGCTCGTTTCCTTTTAGTCGCTTACTGTAGTCGTTAGTTGTGCATTCCTGCCGCTCTTTCACCCCCTGCCCTGCCCCCCGTCTTACACAGCGCATCGGGTACGTTTCTCATTAAATCCGGACCAATACGAGAAGAGCACGAAaggcaaacaaacaaacaaaaaaaggaagcACAGAAAATGGCAGGTTTAGACGTTGCGTGGATTCCGTTTACGGTGATGTACTTGCTGTACCTCATCCCACCGACCCTGATGGAGGTGTACTCGTACTACAGCCGCGGTGGTCTCGTCCGCTATGAGGATATCAAGTACGATGACAGCTTTTGTCCACAGTACCAGTGGAACCGCGATACGGAGGTGTACTACAAACGCTTCCTCGACCGTCCCACCAGCGAGGCCAGCAACGCGTTCTTTTCATGGCTGGACTGGAGTTCGGAGTCCTACGACCGAACGATTTACATCCTCCGTCGCAACTTAGCGAAGCAGGACGGCGAGGTgagtgtgtggtggcggtacATTTACGGCCCCTTCATCTTCAACTGGCCCAAGAAGACTTGGCTGCGCGGCGACGATGCCGCGTGCCGGAAGATGCCGGTGTGGGGCGTAGGCGGCGAGGGGCGTGCTCGCACGGAATACGAAGAGGCCAAGGCGAAAGGCTTCAACAAGAACTATCATTACCAGATTATGCGCAAGATCCGCCGTGAGCAGGCGCTGAAGGCGGCACAAGAGAAGGCGGCCATCAAGTGAGGAGAGGACGGTGCACAGGCAGAGCACGTGAAGTCTTGGGCGTCTTCGTGATGGGATTCtttccgtgtgtgtgttttttttttcttagCCTCTCATTCTGCTTGTGTTGCGCCTCCCCTCGATGAGTGATGTGttcgtgttttttttcctcgtgGCTCTCTTTCCAGGACATGGATGCGCGTAtagaggtggtggtgtgctTAAGGGCCGTTGTGTGGACTCCTTGTCCACTGTAGGGTTTCTTGATGTTTAGTTctttgtttgtgtgcgtgtgtgtgtgtccttcATGTTGCTGTATCAATTCGTGTGTAAATGCTGTCGGTGCGTGCTTTGTTGGCgtctcgcgcgcgctctgAGCTTGGGCATGGGTGCTTCCGTTTTACTGATGTAGtttggtgtatgtgtgtatgctgACGTGTGCGCATCGGTGGTAACCGAAGCACGCTGCACGACATCTTCACTTCCACGCTTTCTTCCCTTCAACGAAAcggaaggaaagaaagccGAACAAACAATGAAAACCAATAATGACCGGCAGTGAAAGCGAAGCGGTGCTGACAAGTGGACTCCGCGTGCACACCGAAACGAGGACGGCTTACgcgtctccctcctccgcacctcccccccctgccTTTTGGGGGGAAAGAGCAGCAATCTTCTTTGTCTGGAATGTGCACACAGATCACTATCAACGTCACCTTCATCAACATGCGTGCCTAGTCTCCACGTCAGCTCAAATGGGGTATTTAGCGCTTCTCTTGGGAAGGGCCCAGTCTGACCGTACAGGTGCCACAACTACCCTTGTAAAATGCCTCCACTCTTTGAccgctttctcttctgttGGCTCACCACGTTATGTTGTGCCCTTTGCGCGTTTTTTCCGGCGTATGGCAACGTCACCCGTGCACACGTCATTTATGTACGCAATGTGAAAACATCAACACTGTCGCGTTTCCCCAATACGTCTTCTGCcgacgtgcgcgtgtgcgacgTGTATTTTATGTCCACCATCCGGTAAGATTtgtcctttttttcttttctttagCTACGCGTAGGCCCACGAGCTCtttgtgctcttctccaTCTTAGCACTCGtgtctcctctttccctctacCACGCGATTTTGGGCAAGAGCCCCTCCTCATagcccccctcttcccttccctctaTACACCGAGGGCGAGGCATTTTGCAGTCTGTGGGCCTCCCCACAGTGTCCCCGGGCCTCTGAGAGTGTCTTCTCACAACTGACGAGTGCCTCCTCTTCtaacgcacacgcacggacCGACAACTCAAGCTCAACCTGTGCGACGCTCTACAGCGTCTCGTCGGGCGCACAGGTGAgacgacccccccccttcctgcTTCTCCGAAGCTGCGTTGCTGTGTATTGTACCGCTAACAACTCTGCGAAACCCTTCTTGTATCCTTTTGCATAGTGGGCGTGACGCTTCTACGGGAGCACATCGCTGACCCTTTCTCTGTGATACGCCGACCGCAGTCGGTGGCGCACCGAGTCGCACAAGTGTGCCTCGCTTGCTGAAGATATCCTTTTAGGAGTACCCCTCTAAAGCAGAacaaaaacacacacacaaaaacgAAAAACTCATCACCACGAGTGATCGTCATTTTGATTTTGCTGTCTTTGCCTCCTCTGTGTAtttcttcttgttgttgctgttctATGGCAGAAGTGTTGATTCACAGAAGACCAGAATTGTCGGATACGccatctctctctgctccGTTTCGTTCTTCGTGATCATCCGGTTTTCTTTAGTACCCCTCCCACCTCCTTTGCCTCTTTCCTCAGCGCCTCTCGCTGGCTTTTGTGTCGCCACTCACCACAGTGCAGATTCTTTGGAGGCTCTCGCTAAGTATATCAGTGATATTACCATCTGCGAATCACTCCGCTGCATTTTtattctcccccccccttgtcCTCCTTCGTCTTGACGGtgttgctgtgctgtgcTTACTCCCGCCTCGCTCCCTCACGCTCGAGTTCAGGTCGCCGTCTCGGTTGTTGTCAGCAGAGAGAGTTGTTGTCCCCCCTTTCAGCTCACCCTTTGCGCGTGcactttccccttttttcatATAACCTGACTTGAAGACCGCTGGTAGAGCGTTGTGTTTGGCACTCCAATCACCTCTCAGTGACGTGCTATAGCTCACCGCGGCTTTTGCTCACCTTACGCACAgaagcaaacaagcaaaacaTGGACGACTTCCGGTTTTACATGGAGGGAGTCGGTCTGCTGGAGGGGAACACGCGCCGTGCAAACGCTGAGCTGATCGCTGCCATCAACAGCCCTGACCCAATGGTTCAGTACAGCGGCTTGCAGATGCTGTGTGATCAGCTCACAATGAGCTCCTTCATCTCGCCTTCCACGATGGCCACTATTCCGCTCATTTtaccagcggtgctgcggtgcatcGCGTCGTCGCACGCGCGCGAAGTGTTCATCACGGCGGCCCGCGCGCTCACCTACATCATCGACGCCTTTCCTCGCACCTTTGAGACAACTCCAACCCGCACCACCTTGGTCgaagtgctgctgcagcacctccggtCCATCCAGGACGTGGAGCTGTCGGAGCAATGCATCACCTGCTTGGAGTTGATCACGCGGAGTCAGATGGGGAGCCGCGAACTGCTACGCAGTGACGGAGTCGAGGCAGTACTTGGCTTTGCCGACTTCTTCACTCTTCACAAGCAGCGGCAAATTTGGACGATTGTGCAGCGACTCGTCGGTGAGGTGGACGAGAGTAGCGTGCAGCATATCACCGCTTGCCTTCCCACACTGCGGCTCGGCATGACAAACGGCGACGCCGAAATACGTCAAAAGGCAATCGCCACACTGGCACAGGCCATTGAAGGCGTCAAGATGAACCGAGCCACCGTGGAGACGGTGTtcggcgacgcagcagacCGCATCGCATCCCTGCTACACGAGCGCGATGTCAATGACGACACACTCTCCTCGGCGCTCTTTCTTCTGTACGCAGGTGTGCAGTGGAGTGCTGCGATCGCGGCCTCGGTGATACAAAGTGGCCTCTTCAACACGCTGCTCTCCTTGCTGGAACCAGTGCCGACTCCGGCGCTGGTAGCAGACCAGCAGACCGCCTCGTCGTCCATTGGGAGAGCTCGGCGCGGCAACGGTGCAGCCGAACGGATAGGGGAACGTGAGGCCGAAAGAGAGGATGGTCATGGCGCTGGTTCTGAGGCAGCAGTTGTGCGAACGCTGATGCTTACCTCGCACCAGCGCACCACCGTATGCCGGCTTTTGGCTTCTCTGCTGATTCCGTACAGGGCCGGCGCTGCGGAGCAGCTCGAGCGACTGGAGATGTTGACACAGCGACCACTGCGCACTGGCGCCCCGGCCCTAGGTGACCACGTGGACATGGatgacgatgatgacgaAGATGAGGACTACAcaacggaggaggaagacgacggGGATGAGGTGCCGGACCTTGACGatgacagcagcggtgacgcTACcctgtcgcagctgcgccagcgactGGCACATGAGCAGGGCCTCAGGATCGAGACAAAGCCTGCCTACGCCCGATGCCGTGCCTCCGGTTTCATATGCGATGGATGCGGGAAGAACTGCCTCCCCGGTGACTGGTACCGGTGCAACGAGTGCCCCGACAAGGACTACTGCACTGCTTGTGTTTTACAGCAGTACAAGCAGGATCACGATGGCCAGCACAGCTACACCGATATGGAGCAGGTGGTGGGTGCTACAGCGCGCAATCGGGATAAGCTGGAGCTCTACCGGACGTCGCctcagctgctccagcgcgtTTTGGAAGCCATCCCCACAGTTGtcggtgtgtgcgttgcCTCTGAGGTCGTTGCGGTGCGGGTGTCGTGTCTCGACTTCCTTGTTAGTGCGGTTGATATGGCCTCCAGAGAGCAGCTTATCGCGAGCGGCATCACAAACCTCCCCCTCGGGGAGGTTCTCAATAACAATCTCCGCGGCGCCGACCTTCTCTGCAACGCCCTTGCGGTCGCTCTAGCGGGCCGGCTGTTGATCACGGCGAGTGACGCCTATCAGGTACAGTTCGTACGAGAGGGCGTAAAGCTGAGTCTGCAACTACTAAAGCAGCGCTTCAGGGTGAGGGGAAGGGCAACGCTCACGCGCGAGGCGCGCGCAGCCTTGACGACGTCTACTGCCGGGTGGTGCACCATCATTGGCACTGAGGCGTCAACGCTGCTCCAGCGTTTCGTGGGGATCGAAGATGAGCAAGAGGTTGAATCCCTCCGTCGTGTCGTTCAGGAACTCCGTCAAGACCACTTCAGCACCGCGGTGAGCCTGCTGCGTGACTTGCTTTCTGCTGACATCACGGCTTTCGAATTTTACTCGAGTGGTATTGTGCGAGAGCTGCGGAGCTGCCTGGGCCGACTGCAAAACATCTACGCAGTGATGTACCTAGTCGCTGCGCTCTCCAGTTCGTCTACCAAGAAGAAAGGTGcgggagagagcagcgctgctgacgtcCCGCTGACgtcggccgccaccgctgcttcgTGGGGAGGTCACAGCAGGTGTAGCCTGCTTGCCCATTTTGTGCATCACCTACACACAATACTAACGCTTCTCGACGACTTTGCCGTGCCCACGTATGACTTTATCGGCGATGTTCACCACTACTTTGTTGTCTCTTTTGAGCCGCACCACGCAACTGTCGCGGTGGCTGGCGACATGCCATCAGCCACTTCCACCTCCAAcgcacgcggcagcggcggtgacagcTCTCTTTCACCACGGGAATGCATCAAGGCGCGTATTCGACCCATTTCGAGCGTGAGCGCTATGGTCCAAGTTCTCCAGCAGGAagtgctgcggcaggagagcgaggaaggaAACGACGGCGACAGAGAGGATGACGAGGCGGTGACCAACATCTTACCCGACCTGCACCCGCGACACTCCTCTGCGTCTGGCAGCGCAGATGTTCCTGCGCCTGCTAACCTGTCTCAgcccccctcaccaccagcgAACAACATATGGATTCGCTATGGCGCACATGTGCTTCCGCTGTCGATGACAATGCTGCAGATTATGGAGCACCTTGTCCTGCCTGCCGCGGCGACCTCCACAGACGAGACGCGAACCAGCCCCCACGCCAACACTGAACAAAGGCCTAAGCCGCGCCACACCGTTACTGCGtcagaggaagggggagacgAGGAGCAGGAAGCCGGGCAGGGCGCCCACAACCGTCTCGTGGGAGTAGACACATCGAGCGCCGCCGGATTCTCTCTGCAGCGACCTGTTGTACTGCACTACAGCACCACCCCATACAATCCGCAGCAGTACTCCTTGTATAAGGTGCCGAATACATTCCCTGCCAGCGGCAACCCCcaggcaccgctgcaggtgcgcctgCCGTCTCAGGATTGCGAGCCGAGCGCGGTGCGTAGCGTAAAGCAGCAGCTTGCTGGTGCTTTCCACTACAGCCGACACGTGCTCTCCGACAGCCAGCGGGATGTTCTGGGTCTGCTTGGCATTCTGCATGCCGCGGTCGTAAactgggtggcgctgcttaCCTACGTGCAAAAgcaagccgctgctgcatcggAGCATCTGCACGGCATCGATGTTGCGTGCATTCTGAAAACCTTCGCTCCTGCCATCTCCATCACCGAGTTTCAACACCCGAAGCTTAACAGCAAAGCGGCTCAGCAATGCTCGCAGATGCTTCTGGCtgggcagcagcgtggcacCTGGGCCGTGAAACTCGCTCTGGATTGTACCTATCTTTTCAACTACTCGACACGCAAGTTCCTCTTCGACGTTGCCTTCACTTCGACGGATCGCTGCTTGATTCGGATGCGCAAGTATCGGGAGCTATTTGGCTTGAACGAACCGCGCGTGTCGAGTGAGCAGATGCGGAGCGTCTACGGTCAACTCAAGAAGGAAGCGAAACGGGTGTGGCGTGAGGATATCTTAGAGTGCGCGAAGGCGGTGCTCGGTGCACAAGATGCGCAGGAGCGGAACCGCGTGTGGAGTTTTCACTTCTATAACGAAAACGGCTGGGGCGATGGCCCCACGCGCGAGTTTTACACCCTTGTCagtcagcagctgcgacagcggAAGTTGGGGCTGTGGCGCAACGGCAACGAAGCTGCGGAGGACACAGAGTACGATGTCACTGCCGTGGGCCTATTCCCAAGGCCAATGCCGCCCGGGTCCGCtcaggagaagcagcacctTGTCCCTTTTTTCCGTCTTGTTGGGCGGTTTATTGGACGAGCCCTCCTTGACGAGCACGTGCCCGGCCTTCCGCTCTCACCGGTCTTTCTCCGCCTTTTGCGCGGTGATGTGTGCGGAGTGTACGATGTGCAGGACATCAGCGAGGAGGTCGGTCGCCTGTTGGTTGCTATGACAGAAGCTGCTGGGCATGGGCAcacgcgcctgcagctgccagGACAGAAGAAagtggtggaggtgcaggaCCTCGCCCTCGACTTCACGCTTCCCGGCGACGACAGCGTGGAGTTGTGTCCAGATGGGGCGAACACGCTGGTGACTGCCGAGAACATGATGGCGTACTGCGACGCGGTCACAAGCTTTCTGCTCGATCGCGGGGTAGCCGCGGCGGTCCACGCGCTCCGCGAGGGCTTTCACTGGTACATTCCACTCGTGGCACTGCATATGCTCAGCGTGGACGAGTTGCATCAACTCATCGCTGGACACGAGACGGCAGTGACGCGCGAGGACTTTGAGAAGTACAGCGAGGCAAACTACGGGTATACGCTGAACTGTAAGCATGTGCAGTGGCTCTTTGACATCCTAGCCGCCTTCAcagtggaggagcagaagctgttttttttgtttctcacCGGCTCTGCGCACCTCCCCGTAGGCGGATTAGCCCGCCTACGGCCGTCCTTCACCATTGTGCGAAAAACGTCCGAGGATGCCGGTatcaaggaggaggacatgCTGCCCTCCGCCATGACGTGCCAGAACTATTTGAAGCTGCCGCAGTACAACACGAaagaggagatggagaagaagCTGCGCTTCGCCATGGCcgagggcagcggcgcgttCTTGCTCTCCTAGGCACCTCGGCGACCACTACAAGGCAGTGGAGGCggctctctgtctctctccacttctCTCTATTCATCAGTCCATCTATCGTATGAGAGAGAGCGCCATCGTTCTGCCTCCCTggccccttcctcttctcgctgtgcatgtgtgtacgTACACCTCTAGGAATCTGTCGATCCACCTACGGAGGGAGATGTGCATAGAAATATACACGGCCGAGCGCGTATGATCTTCTGAATTGCTGTGCGTTGGTCCTCGTGCTGGAGATACTGTTCGGGCGCTGTTGTTTCTGTTTTGgtttctgctgccgctgccgctgtgaaGGCATTATCGGggttcctcctcctcgtcattcttttgttgttgttgttggagtacgaggaggaagccgtTGACCTTGAGAGCGTGTGGCAGTTGTTCTGCGCGCTGTCGcctcccttcctttcttGTTAGTTTGCTAGTGACCATGAGCATCTTTCATCTCGCTTCTTGGTGGTGCGATCtagcctcccccccctcctcccaaaCGAACACGCAGGCTGACAAATCCATAGAGACCCTCTTGCGCTTCCATGCGTGTTTTGAGGGACAAATAGGACACCTCCACTTTGTTGCACTCGttgccccccttcccctggCTGCCTTGTTGACCCTACTGGGAGAGTGCCAAACTCCCACAGGAACGCAACGgactctctcgctctcgctgcggTTCTGGGCTCACTGTTGGCGATATACAGCTCTCGTCTTCGCACCACGCTCTGTGCTTGTGCAGAAGCTCTGTTAAAGTGAGGCTTAGCTGGACGTACAAGTGACGTtgctcctccccttctctcctaTTCTCTATTGCGCGCCTGAGCACCccactctctttctctttccccccctGTTGCTCTAGCTCTCTCGTGCGCCGCGCGCACGTCACCCACTTCCCCGCCCTTCCGCCCTTTCATAACGCACTGGGCTGGGCTTAACACCCAAAGGGTGTGCTGTGCAGTGGCCTGATTTCGTTGCTCAAAGGAGATtgtcggaggaggaggtgtcTGAAGCGGCGTAAAGGAATCGATCTTTGAGTGTGAGTGCGTGCGCGTTGCATTCGTGTCTCCCTGCTTCCGTTTCCCCTTcccagcacacacacacacacacgtgctgTGTGTCAGAGAGGTGTAGCACTGAGGGAGGGCCCTCTGGAGTTTCTGCGTGTCTGCTTTGCACACCTGGCTGACACCAGGTAAGAGGACGGCGTAGTCTGTGTCTCTCGCCTTGCCACGCTCTCGCAGACATAAGGGATCTCCTTCttggtgtctgtgtgtgcatcaTTTGTGCACCTCTCCCTTGCGTATCTGTTGTGACTGTGCTCCACCTTGTACGCTTGCTTTTGCCGCCAAGCGGGCTTTGCGTCCtcgtggggggggggggcttttgttgttgttttgttGAGTGTTCTTGGTGTTGCACTGTGTTGCTGTAAGACCTGCCAGAGGTCGACACCAAAGTCCGTATCCCTTCCGTTTCGCCgccccatctctctctctctgtgtgggcCACTCTCTCgttgtgttgttgtttctctttttcttcttcaggGACCTCTCGGTGTTCCGGCACCGTGTGGCGCTAGTTGTTATGGAATCCATCTTAGATTTTAGTAAGCCGCTCGATGTACGGCAATTCGAGCAGGTCGTGACGGCCATGTCCTCCGGCAGTCCGGCGCAAATTATGGAGGCCCAGGAGATCTTGACGCGTTTCAAGGCAAACTCAGAGGCATTCTTGCGCGTCGACAAGTTGCTCACAGAGTCGCACAGCACAAGCACGCGGTT
The nucleotide sequence above comes from Leishmania braziliensis MHOM/BR/75/M2904 complete genome, chromosome 32. Encoded proteins:
- a CDS encoding putative small nuclear ribonucleoprotein, producing MPTNKTLPNLNHFMEKRIVVKIQGGRSISGVLRGVDEHMSIVLHNAMDETRNANGSDEGTMTALGTTVIRGSAVVEITSADV